CCGTTCCTCGTCGTCCACGGCGACGCGGACGCCTTCTTCCCCCTGGAGCACGCGCACCAGCTCTACGGGGCCGCCCGCGACCCGCGCGAACTGTGGGTGGAACCGTCCTTCGGCCACGCCGAGGTCGCCGCCACCCCCGACCTCATCACCCGCATCGCCCGATGGGCCGCCGACGCCGTGGCCGTCCGTCCCGAAACCGCGCATTGAGGGACGCGGAGGCGGCGCGCGAAGTTATCCACAGGTCCGCGGTTCTGTTCAGGCCCCCGCCTCCGCCGGGCAGCATCGTCTCCATGAACGAACTCACCTGGAAACGCGCCGCCGACGACTCGATCACGCCGATCGGGCCGGGCGTCTACTTCGTCCCCGTCAAAGGCGCGTCGCTCGAGACGCGGGCGACCATGCTCAGCCGTCTCCTCCCGGGAGAGGTCGTGGTCGCCCGCCGCACCGCCGCGTGGCTCTGGGGCCTGGACGTCTTACCCCCGGGCGTCCGTGAGGCCGACTGGCCCGTCGATCTCGTCGACCCCCGGGCGTCCGGCCCCGAAGCCCGCATCCCCGCCGAGCACACAGTGGAGAGAGCCCATGTACGCCTCACATCGCCCTCCCGGACGGCCCTCGACTGCGCCCGCTGGCTGCCCCGCCGCGAGGCCGTCGCCGCCCTCGACCAGTTCCTCGGCCGCGGAGTCCAGGCGGCCGAACTCAGGACGATGGCCCGCACCCTTCCCGGCTACCGGGACAACACACGGCTCGGCGAAGTCCTCCGCCTCGGCGACCGCGGGTCGGCCTCCCCCGGCGAGAGCTGGACCAAGGTGACCGTCGTCGACGCCGGATTCCCCCGCCCGGCCTGCCAGGTCCCGGTGATGGGCCCGGACGACCGGCTGCTCTACGTGGACCTCGGCTACGAGCGATTCCGCGTGGGCCTCGAATACGACGGCGAACGCCACCACACCGGCTCGGACGCCCGCCACCGCGACCGCCGCCGCCGCAAGTGGCTCGCAGAGGAGGAGAACTGGGAGATCATTCCCGTGACCCGCGACTTCCTGTCCCGCCCGGCCCCGTACCTGGAGGCGCTCCTGACCGCGCTCCTGCACCGCGGCTGGACCCCCGACGACACCACCCTCGACCGAATCGGCAGACGCATCCGCACCCTGATCCGTCCCCGCCGACGCCCCCGCCGCTGACCCGCCACACGCTGGCCCACCCCGACCGCCGTGACATTCCGCCTCACGAGCCGGGACCACGGCACGCAATCCCGGTCGCTGACATCGGAGGGCGCCCAGCCTTCAAGCCGGGGACCAACCGGAACTTCGTCAGCGCCAGCTCAGGGACCGTGCTCTGCCGGACGCCCAGCTCGGCGCAGACCTGCCGGAAGGCGCGGCTGGTGCGGTGCTTCTCGGCGTTTTCGGTCAGGACCCGTTCCGGACTGCGGCCGTGGACCCGCCATCCGCCGTCGGGGATACGGCCGGGCTTCTTGACGTCAAGATAGATCATCGCGCCCGGTCCGCGCCTCGTGGTGACGGGGGCAGAGAAGGCAAGTGCAGTCATCGACGGGCGCCTCGGTGGCCATTTTCTTCACCGGGCCGCGGCCAGGCACCGGGCACGGGCTGCGAACGGCGACGGCGCGCACGAGCCTGACGCCCCGTAACTGCGCGGTCTTGCCACAAGGTCGTCCCATGAAGATCACTGCCCGCCGAGCCCGTGGGGCGGTGGCCGCAGTCGGGACACGGGGGCGCCGGTGGGACGCGGCGCAGATGCTGCGGTCGGGTCAGTGGCGGTCGAGGCGGGCGGAGAGGCGTTTCGGGGCGATGAGGCGGTAGCTGTCCTCGAACAGCTCGGCGAGTTCGTCCCAGTCCTGGTCGGCGCCGAGGTGAGCGCCCACCCATCCTTTGCCGCCGAGATACGGGGGCCGGTAGAAGCGCTCGGGGTCGTCAGCGATGAGGGCTTCCTGGGCGCCGGGCCCCGCCTTGAACCACAGTGAGAGGCCGTCCTCGGTCGTCATCGCGAACAGCTTGTCCCGAACCCGGAAGGAGGGGGACGTATGACCGCCGAACGGTTTCTCGGTCGCCTCCGGCAGTGACAGGCAGATCTCCCGCAGGTGTTCGAAGGTGTCCATGGCTCCGTCCTTCCCCTCTGGCCGCGCGAGGGCATCGTAGAGCCCGGGTGGGACATTCCCGCGGGAGGCGGGTTCTTCCGTCCGACGGAACATCGGCTGACGTGCGGCGGTGCCGAAGGGCATCGTCGTCGTGACCGGACGCCGTACGACGGAGGGCCGAGTGGCCGCGGACAACGCCATCGAGATCGAGGTCGTCGTCGCAGAGAGGACCGAACTCGCCGACGCGATCGTGGGGCTGACCCTGCGGGCCGCGGACGGAGGAGAGCTGCCGTCGTGGCGGCCCGGAGCACACATCGACCTGCTGTTCGGCGACGTGCTGCGCGGCGATGGCGGGGACGGTGGCGTTGTGCGGCGGTATTCGCTGTGCGGCGATCCCGGGGACGGGGCGTGGCGGATCGGGGTGCTCAAGGAGGGGGTCGGCTCGACGATCGTGCACGAGCGGGTGCGCCCGGGGGACCGGCTGCGGACGCGCGGGCCCCGCGACGGCTTCGTGTTCGAGGACGCCCCGCGGTACCTCTTCCTCGCCGGCGGCATCGGCATCACGCCGATCCTGCCGATGGTCGCGGCCGCCGAGGCGGCGGGCGCGGACTGGCGTTTGGTCTACGGCGGGCGGACGCTCTCCGCGATGGCGTTCCTCGACGAGCTCGCCCGCTACGGGGACCGTGTCGAGGTGCGGCCCCAGGACGAGTTCGGGCTGCTCGATCTGGACGCGGCGCTGGGGGCCGTCGAGCCGGGGACGCTCGTGTACTGCTGCGGTCCGGAGCCGATGATCGCGGCGGTGGAGGAACGGAGGCCCGGCGTCCGGACCGAGCGGTTCATGGCCCGGCCGGACACCGGGCCGCGGGACGCCTTCGAGGTCGAGCTGGCGCTGAGCGGGCGGACGGTCGAGGTCCCGGCGGGGTCTTCGATCCTGGAGGCGGTCGAGAAGGCGGGCGTGAACGTGCTGTTCTCGTGCCGGGAAGGAACGTGCGGGACCTGCGAGACGCCCGTCCTGGAGGGCGATCCCGACCACCGCGACTCCGTCCTGACCGAGGAGGAGCGGGCGGAAGGCGGGTTCATGATGATCTGCGTGTCCCGCTCCCGCGGCCCGCGCCTCGTCCTGGAATTGTGACGGCCGGTCCAGGCAGGGTGAAGAGCGACGCCGCGTTGGCGCCCAGGACCGCGTCGCGGGCGGGGCCCGCGGGGAGCGCGGCGCGGATCCGGGCGACGGGATCGTCGACGCCCATGTCGAACGGGTGGTCCGAGCCCATGACGACCTGGGAGACGCCGGCGGCGTCGATCAGGGCCCGTAGTGCGGACGGCTCGTAGACGAAGGAGTCGAACCAGATGCGGCGTAGGTAACTGCTGGGGGCGTCCGCGCACTCGCGCGCCTCGGGGCGCACCTCGTGGCCGTGGTCGGCGCGGCCGAGATAGGTGGGCAGGTAGCCGCCGCCGTGCGCTTCGGCGCGCGTCCAGAAGGGGGCGAGCGCCGGGTCGGACAGTTCGCGGCCGGGGGCGTGGGAGGAGATCTCGACGCCTTTCAGGCCGAGCGCCATCGCGTGGTCGAGCGCCTCGACGGCCAGGTCCGGAGCATCAGGCCTCCTCGGCGACGCATCGGTTGCGCTGGGCGCCCAGCCCGGTGACGGCGCCCTCCATGACGTTCCCGGGACGCAGCAGCCGTCCCCGGTGCATGCCGTTCCCCGCGGGGCTGCCGGTGAGGACGAGGTCGCCGGGCAGGAGGCGGGCGGTCCGGGACGCGTACGCGACCAGCCGCGCCACGTCGAAGATCATGTCGGCGGTGGACTCGTCCTGCATGACGTCGCCGTTGAGGCGGAGCGTCACCTGGAGGCCGGACGGGTCGACGAACTCGGCCGGCACCAGGTACGGCCCGAGGGGCGTGAAGGTGGGGGCGTTCTTGGCGGAGCCAATCGGTGCCGATCTCGGGCATGTCGCGGCGGAAGACGAGCTCGCGGGCCGTGAGGTCATTCGCGATCGTGTACCCGGCGACGTGCGAGAGCGGGTGCGCAGGTCGACGACCCGGTCTCCGGTGACCGGTCCCGGGAACGCGGGGCCGTCCCCGGCGGAGAAGGTACCGACCCCGAACCGGCCGGCGGGCAGTGTTTCCACGGCGTCCCTCCTAGCGATGCCATTAACCTTGGGGCGCCCGGGCGTAATCCGGAAAACCGATGCCTCGGATGCTGACTATCCACAGAGTGAATGGACCGCGCGCCGTGAACCTGGCCAGCCTCGACCTGAACCTGCTCGTGGCCCTGCGCGCCCTCCTGGAGGAGCGCAACGTCACCCGGGCCGGGCGGCGGATCGGGCTCAGCCAGCCCGCGACCAGCGCCGCGCTCGCCCGGCTGCGCCGCCACTTCGGCGACGAGCTGCTGGTCCGGACGGGCAACGGCTACGAGCCGACGCCGCTCGGCGCGGCGCTGCAGGCGCCCGCCGCGAACGCCTGCGCGCTGCTGGAGCGGCTGTTCACCAGCCGTGCCGAGTTCGATCCCGCCACCGAGCGCCGCGAGTTCACGATCATGGCGTCGGACTACGCGGTGGCGGTGTTCGGCGCGGCGCTCGCCCGCGCCGTGCACGCCGAGGCGCCCGGGGTCCGGCTGACGTTCCGGCAGGTCGGCCCGGAGCTGGGCGACAACACCGAAGCGCTGCTCAGCGCCGTGGACGGGCTGCTCATCCCGCACGGCGTGATCAGCGGCTTCCCCACCGTCGAGCTGTACCGGGACGAGTGGGTGTGCCTGGTCGCCGCCGACCACCCCGAGGTCGGCGACGCGCTCACCCTGGACGACCTCGCGCGCCTGCCGTGGGTCGTCTACCAGCGCCCCTACGACGCCCCGGCGGCGCGGCAGCTCGGCATGCTCGGCCTCGAACCCCGCGTGGAGGTGTCGGTGCAGAACTTCCAGCTGATGCCGTCGCTCATCGCGGGGACCCGGCGGCTCGCACTGATCCAGCGGCGGCTCGCCGAGCTGCTCGCGCCCGTCGCCGCCGTCCGCGCGCTGTCCTGCCCGTTCGAGGCGGTGCCCGTCCAGGAGGCGCTCTGGTGGCATCCCGTCCACGCGCACGACGCCGCGCACGTCTGGCTCCGCGACCTCGCCGCCCGGACGGCCGCGGAGTTCACCGGCCGATCGGCGTGACCGAACCGGTTTCGGGACGTTCTCAGCGGCGAACTCCCCGGTGAGGACGCGCGTCGCGAGGGGGGAACTGGTGGAGACGGAGATGATCGTCGAGATCCCGCGGGGATCGCGGAACAAGTACGAGATGGATCATCGGATCGGGCGGATCCGGCTGGACCGGATGCTGTTCACCTCGACGCAGTATCCGGTCGACTACGGCTACATCCCGGGGACGGTGGCCGAGGACGGCGACCCCCTCGACGCGATGGTCCTGCTCGAGGAGCCGACCTTCCCCGGCTGCCAGGTCACCGTCCGCAGCGTCGGCGTCTTCTGGATGCTGGACGAGAAGGGGCCGGACGCGAAGATCCTCGGCGTCCCGGCCCGCGACGTCCGCTACGAGAGCATCCGCGACCTGCGGGACGTCCACTCGTACATCCTCGACGAGATCGGCCACTTCTTCGACATCTACAAGAGCCTCGAACCGGGCAAGAGCGCGGACGTCCGAGG
The nucleotide sequence above comes from Actinomadura algeriensis. Encoded proteins:
- a CDS encoding MmcQ/YjbR family DNA-binding protein, which translates into the protein MDTFEHLREICLSLPEATEKPFGGHTSPSFRVRDKLFAMTTEDGLSLWFKAGPGAQEALIADDPERFYRPPYLGGKGWVGAHLGADQDWDELAELFEDSYRLIAPKRLSARLDRH
- a CDS encoding PDR/VanB family oxidoreductase, whose protein sequence is MAADNAIEIEVVVAERTELADAIVGLTLRAADGGELPSWRPGAHIDLLFGDVLRGDGGDGGVVRRYSLCGDPGDGAWRIGVLKEGVGSTIVHERVRPGDRLRTRGPRDGFVFEDAPRYLFLAGGIGITPILPMVAAAEAAGADWRLVYGGRTLSAMAFLDELARYGDRVEVRPQDEFGLLDLDAALGAVEPGTLVYCCGPEPMIAAVEERRPGVRTERFMARPDTGPRDAFEVELALSGRTVEVPAGSSILEAVEKAGVNVLFSCREGTCGTCETPVLEGDPDHRDSVLTEEERAEGGFMMICVSRSRGPRLVLEL
- a CDS encoding amidohydrolase family protein, which codes for MALGLKGVEISSHAPGRELSDPALAPFWTRAEAHGGGYLPTYLGRADHGHEVRPEARECADAPSSYLRRIWFDSFVYEPSALRALIDAAGVSQVVMGSDHPFDMGVDDPVARIRAALPAGPARDAVLGANAASLFTLPGPAVTIPGRGAGRGSGTRRSS
- a CDS encoding fumarylacetoacetate hydrolase family protein, yielding MPAEFVDPSGLQVTLRLNGDVMQDESTADMIFDVARLVAYASRTARLLPGDLVLTGSPAGNGMHRGRLLRPGNVMEGAVTGLGAQRNRCVAEEA
- a CDS encoding LysR family transcriptional regulator, encoding MNLASLDLNLLVALRALLEERNVTRAGRRIGLSQPATSAALARLRRHFGDELLVRTGNGYEPTPLGAALQAPAANACALLERLFTSRAEFDPATERREFTIMASDYAVAVFGAALARAVHAEAPGVRLTFRQVGPELGDNTEALLSAVDGLLIPHGVISGFPTVELYRDEWVCLVAADHPEVGDALTLDDLARLPWVVYQRPYDAPAARQLGMLGLEPRVEVSVQNFQLMPSLIAGTRRLALIQRRLAELLAPVAAVRALSCPFEAVPVQEALWWHPVHAHDAAHVWLRDLAARTAAEFTGRSA
- a CDS encoding inorganic diphosphatase codes for the protein METEMIVEIPRGSRNKYEMDHRIGRIRLDRMLFTSTQYPVDYGYIPGTVAEDGDPLDAMVLLEEPTFPGCQVTVRSVGVFWMLDEKGPDAKILGVPARDVRYESIRDLRDVHSYILDEIGHFFDIYKSLEPGKSADVRGWQDRAVADREIADSAGRAGR